From one Colletotrichum destructivum chromosome 3, complete sequence genomic stretch:
- a CDS encoding Putative zn(2)Cys(6) fungal-type DNA-binding domain, fungal transcription factor codes for MVYCGKPSRGCENCRKLHKKCDEKQPACSRCVRTKKICPGYRDQSVLLFRDETARTQVKIRRGHLRSHPPGCTLAVNAQQSPLLAGVSKWSHGTSVSPFERLSPSLEEVVLCRFYHTTLDNLSHADPVRFLHSQLPDLYARSGPNSALRLATEAISYAASRKLVDEAALVSRIRYVQAIRAVGKAIQDPEELEHDQTLYATLLLSGYETMLGDPNTPSAWGAHVDGAAALVKFRNAKGVHTSLSRSMFRFIRRNVVLGQMQMCRPVDEVFSDTDVPLSPTQSPEDYLVWKAAQISHIQYRSNFLFTQRRDPEKPDVEDLFRSASVLDRELSEWSCTLPATWSYLAAMNIDSVGGSRFVPLQVHRYTDLYTARVWNFYRVSRLIVQSVIIRTASWLSAAMEPGPFMDVGRTESSSRELVNDICATIPFLLGHDLSKMKLPTSERGRRQGTRADQPTTKRNSLTSTGGFSLIWTLFVACSCSPVPESQREWMLAQLRCLSELWETQARFACSEKSELLLGGADSVRFDCV; via the exons CAATCGGTTCTCTTGTTCCGTGACGAGACGGCCCGGACGCAGGTCAAGATCCGCCGAGGACACCTACGCAGCCATCCTCCGGGCTGTACATTAGCAGTAAATGCACAGCAATCTCCACTACTTGCGGGGGTCTCGAAATGGTCGCACGGTACTAGTGTGTCTCCGTTCGAACGGCTTTCGCCGTCTTTGGAAGAAGTAGTCTTGTGTCGCTTTTATCACACCACACTTGACAATCTATCGCACGCGGATCCTGTACGCTTCCTCCATTCGCAATTACCAGACCTTTACGCTCGGAGCGGGCCTAACTCTGCCTTGCGCTTGGCTACGGAGGCAATTTCATACGCTGCCTCTAGGAAGTTGGTagacgaggcggcgctggtgTCCAGGATACGATATGTCCAGGCCATCAGAGCCGTTGGAAAAGCCATCCAAGATCCGGAGGAATTGGAACACGACCAAACGCTATATGCCACTCTTCTCCTCAGCGGGTATGAG ACCATGCTTGGGGATCCAAATACACCATCCGCATGGGGGGCCCATGTCGACGGAGCTGCCGCTTTAGTGAAGTTTCGCAATGCGAAGGGAGTGCACACGTCCCTGTCACGCAGTATGTTCAGGTTCATCCGGAGGAATGTG GTTTTGGGCCAGATGCAGATGTGTCGGCCGGTTGACGAAGTTTTTTCCGACACAGATGTGCCGCTGTCTCCAACCCAAAGCCCGGAAGATTATCTTGTGTGGAAAGCGGCCCAAATCTCTCACATCCAGTACCGGAGCAACTTCTTGTTCACACAACGGCGGGACCCCGAAAAACCCGATGTTGAGGATTTGTTTCGCAGTGCCAGTGTTCTGGATCGAGAATTATCGGAGTGGTCGTGCACTCTCCCCGCAACCTGGTCCTACTTGGCGGCCATGAACATCGACAGCGTGGGAGGATCGCGATTTGTTCCACTTCAAGTGCACAGATACACAGACCTCTACACTGCTCGCGTCTGGAACTTCTATCGAGTATCACGGCTGATTGTGCAGTCAGTCATCATCCGTACAGCCTCTTGGTTGTCTGCCGCAATGGAACCGGGTCCGTTCATGGACGTGGGGAGAACCGAGAGCAGCAGTCGTGAGTTGGTCAACGACATATGCGCGACCATCCCGTTTCTCCTGGGGCACGATTTGTCCAAGATGAAACTTCCTACCTCGGAAAGAGGCCGTCGCCAGGGGACAAGAGCAGATCAGCCCACGACAAAGAGAAACAGCCTCACAAGCACCGGGGGGTTTTCACTTATATGGACCCTCTTTGTTGCCTGCAGCTGTTCGCCAGTGCCAGAGTCTCAACGGGAATGGATGCTTGCGCAACTACGGTGTCTATCGGAGCTATGGGAGACGCAAGCACGGTTTGCGTGTTCCGAGAAGAGCGAACTCCTTTTAGGCGGTGCCGATAGCGTTCGGTTCGACTGTGTTTGA